One window from the genome of Kaistella carnis encodes:
- the uppS gene encoding polyprenyl diphosphate synthase — MQSIKEKLNLDHLPQHVAIIMDGNGRWAKTRGKERTFGHKHAIQAVRDAVNACNEIHIPYLTLYTFSSENWNRPDDEVNTLMSLISETLLLEAEEIFSKGLRMHVIGDIEKLPPLVQEQMMQLVEITKHNDKGNLILALSYGSQHEILSAVKQISAKVKSGELTEEEITEKVFENHLYTKDFPPVDLLIRTSGEVRISNFLLWQIAYAELQFLDILWPDFGREDFFKCIYDYQAKERRFGKISEQLDEKK; from the coding sequence ATGCAGTCGATAAAAGAAAAATTAAATCTGGATCATCTTCCACAACATGTCGCCATTATTATGGACGGTAACGGGAGATGGGCAAAAACACGCGGCAAAGAAAGAACCTTTGGGCATAAACACGCCATTCAGGCAGTTCGGGATGCCGTGAACGCCTGTAACGAAATTCACATTCCCTATCTTACGCTTTACACCTTTTCTTCGGAAAACTGGAACAGACCGGATGATGAAGTGAATACGCTGATGAGCTTGATTTCTGAAACATTGCTTTTGGAAGCCGAAGAAATTTTCAGCAAAGGATTGCGCATGCACGTCATAGGTGATATTGAAAAATTGCCACCACTCGTGCAGGAGCAAATGATGCAGCTGGTCGAAATCACAAAGCATAATGACAAGGGGAATCTCATCTTGGCATTAAGCTACGGTTCCCAGCATGAAATTCTAAGTGCCGTAAAACAAATCAGCGCGAAAGTAAAAAGCGGCGAACTTACGGAAGAAGAAATTACAGAAAAAGTTTTCGAGAATCACTTATACACCAAAGATTTTCCACCGGTTGATCTATTAATCAGAACCAGTGGCGAAGTTAGGATCAGTAATTTCCTACTGTGGCAAATTGCCTATGCTGAATTGCAGTTTTTAGATATCCTATGGCCGGATTTCGGTAGAGAAGATTTCTTTAAATGCATTTATGATTACCAGGCGAAAGAAAGAAGATTTGGTAAAATCAGCGAACAGCTCGACGAAAAAAAATAG
- the porG gene encoding type IX secretion system protein PorG — translation MKFDVQSFMQKKIIFTFIALLFISVSYKGQRHEIGVQLGMSNLVGDIGRTNYVLQKPMGHNIADYGLPFYGSILYRMNFNPYQTVRLNLGYNHIQFADVYAKEKYRKDRKLWGTNSIVEADLIFEYNFFPVNDEQKSLLSPYVFGGVGALLANTPQLVVENDFNRDAGGNPIPPVVGDLDSFETTATYTSGKKLSMAIPFGVGLKYKFNYNWALFGEFMFRPTFSDSIDYSVIDDSSVKIKYNKDIPAEGSKSKSLLQESPYKEMAEAKAAEFVKNRQVGNINSKDWVNSVSIGLSYSFGRPPCYCD, via the coding sequence ATGAAATTTGATGTACAGTCATTCATGCAAAAGAAAATTATCTTCACCTTTATCGCCTTGCTTTTTATTTCGGTTTCCTACAAAGGGCAGCGACACGAAATAGGGGTGCAATTAGGGATGAGTAACTTGGTTGGTGATATTGGCAGAACCAATTATGTTTTACAGAAACCAATGGGCCATAATATTGCTGACTATGGACTTCCTTTTTACGGGAGCATTCTTTACCGAATGAATTTTAATCCTTATCAAACGGTAAGGTTAAATTTGGGATACAATCACATCCAATTTGCAGATGTTTATGCGAAAGAGAAATACAGAAAAGATAGAAAATTGTGGGGAACCAATTCTATTGTGGAAGCCGATTTGATTTTCGAGTATAACTTTTTTCCCGTAAACGATGAGCAGAAGAGTTTGCTCAGTCCTTATGTATTCGGTGGAGTGGGTGCCTTATTGGCAAATACACCACAGCTGGTCGTAGAAAATGATTTTAACAGAGACGCAGGTGGAAATCCGATTCCTCCAGTTGTGGGCGATCTAGATAGTTTTGAAACTACCGCAACTTATACTTCTGGTAAAAAATTATCAATGGCCATTCCTTTTGGCGTTGGTTTAAAATATAAGTTCAACTACAATTGGGCATTATTTGGGGAATTTATGTTTCGACCTACTTTTTCAGATTCCATTGACTATAGTGTAATTGATGATAGTAGTGTGAAAATTAAGTATAATAAAGATATTCCGGCCGAAGGGAGCAAAAGCAAATCTCTTTTACAGGAAAGTCCATATAAAGAGATGGCTGAAGCGAAAGCTGCGGAATTTGTTAAAAACAGACAAGTGGGTAACATCAATTCTAAAGATTGGGTCAACTCCGTCTCTATAGGTTTAAGTTATTCATTCGGAAGACCACCATGTTATTGTGATTAA